One Mus musculus strain C57BL/6J chromosome X, GRCm38.p6 C57BL/6J DNA window includes the following coding sequences:
- the Rpl39 gene encoding 60S ribosomal protein L39 translates to MSSHKTFRIKRFLAKKQKQNRPIPQWIRMKTGNKIRYNSKRRHWRRTKLGL, encoded by the exons ATG TCTTCTCACAAGACTTTCCGAATCAAGCGATTCCTggccaagaaacaaaagcaaaatcgcCCTATTCCTCAGTGGATCCGGATGAAAACTGGTAACAAAATCAG GTACAACTCTAAGAGAAGACACTGGAGGAGAACGAAGCTGGGTCTGTAA
- the Upf3b gene encoding regulator of nonsense transcripts 3B isoform X2 — MTSTPETLLEEIEAKNRELIAKRTTPLLSFLKNKQRMREEKREERRRREIERKRQREEERRKWKEEEKRKRKDIEKLKKIERIPEREKIRDEPKIKVHRFLLQAVNQKNLLRKPEKGDEKELDKRDKTKRLDKENLNEERASGHSYTLPRRSDVELKDEKPKRLDDEGVRDYRDRDRDYERDQERMIRERERLKRQEEERRRQQQKERYEKEKAFKRKEEEMKREKEALRDKGKKSENTESICSLEKIEKKEEVVKRDRIRNKDRPAMQLYQPGARSRSRLCPADDSIKPGDSPVDKKQESGISHRKEGGEE, encoded by the exons ATGACATCTACTCCAGAGACATTGCTGGAGGAAATTGAAGCCAAAAATCGAGAATTAATAG CTAAAAGGACAACGCCCCTTTTGAGCTTCCTGAAGAACAAGCAA agaatgagagaagaaaagagagaagaaaggaggagacgggaaatagagaggaaaaggcaaagagaagaagagagaagaaaatggaaagaagaggagaaacgaaaaagaaaagatatagaaaaactaaagaagatagaaagaattccagaaagggagaaaataagGGATGAACCAAAGATTAAG GTACACAGGTTTCTGTTACAAGCTGTGAATCAGAAAAAT ttgctCAGGAAACCGGAAAAAGGAGATGAAAAAGAACTTGATaaaagagacaaaaccaagagaCTGGACAAAGAAAATCTGAATGAAGAAAGAGCCAGTGGGCACAGTTATACTCTGCCCAGGCGTTCTGATGTCGAACTGAAGGATGAAAAGCCAAAGAG GCTCGATGACGAGGGTGTCAGAGATTACAGAGACAGGGACCGGGACTATGAGAGAGATCAGGAGCGCATGATccgagaaagagagaggctgaagcGGCAAGAAGAAGAGCGCCGGCGGCAGCAGCAGAAAGAACGCTATGAGAAAGAGAAGGCTTTTAAgcgaaaggaagaagaaatgaagagagagaaagaggcactTCGAGATAAAGGAAAGAAGAGTGAGAATACAGAATCAATATGCTCATtagaaaaaattgaaaaaaaagaggaagtggTTAAGAGAGACCGCATAAGGAACAAG gatCGTCCAGCCATGCAGCTTTACCAACCAGGAGCTCGAAGCCGAAGCCGACTCTGTCCCGCCGATGACAGCATCAAGCCTGGAGATTCCCCAGTGGACAAAAAGCAGGAAAGTGGTATTAGCCatagaaaagaaggaggagaggagtga